The following are encoded in a window of Maylandia zebra isolate NMK-2024a linkage group LG5, Mzebra_GT3a, whole genome shotgun sequence genomic DNA:
- the tamm41 gene encoding phosphatidate cytidylyltransferase, mitochondrial isoform X1, producing the protein MTLPALHNTSVLYRRILSQFPQDISLAFAYGSGVFKQHGTSQGQMEKNMLDFVFAVDDPVTWHTMNLLQNRKHYSILKLLGPTVISSIQNDHGASVYYNTLVPVDGRIIKYGVISTDSLIDDLIHWKTMYVAGRLHKPVRLLVQSESRKLRAALVANLKSAVTASFLMLPESFTEEDLFLQIAGLSYAGDFRMVIGEDKSKVANIVKDNIQHFRILYSNILRDCPQVVYKPHQGKLEVDKSPEGQFTQLMALPRTLQQRITKLVDPPGKNRDVEEILLQVAQDPDCGTVVQQGISSIVKSSSMTQSIKGIVTAGLWKTVSYSSKKLMKMWKGGRRKPSVSQMS; encoded by the exons ATGACTCTTCCAGCTCTGCACAACACCAGCGTGCTTTACAGACGGATACTGTCACAGTTTCCTCAGGACATCAGCTTAGCGTTTGCCTACGGATCGGGCGTTTTTAAACAGCATGGGACCAGCCAAGGTCAAATGGAG AAAAACATGCTGGACTTTGTGTTTGCGGTGGACGACCCGGTGACGTGGCACACCATGAATCTGCTGCAGAATCGCAAACACTACTCCATCCTCAAGCTGCTGGGTCCCACGGTGATCAGCTCCATACAAAATGATCACGGAGCTTCGGTGTACTACAACACGCTGGTGCCTGTGGATGGAAGG ATAATAAAATATGGGGTAATAAGTACAGACTCTCTGATTGACGACCTGATACACTGGAAGACCATGTATGTAGCTGGGCGCCTGCACAAACCG GTGAGACTGCTGGTCCAGAGTGAGAGCCGAAAGCTCCGCGCTGCCCTGGTCGCCAACCTGAAGAGCGCTGTGACTGCTTCCTTCCTGATGCTCCCAGAGAGCTTCACTGAGGAAGACCTTTTCCTGCAGATAGCTGGTCTTTCTTATGCTG GGGATTTTAGGATGGTGATTGGAGAGGATAAGTCCAAGGTGGCCAATATCGTCAAAGACAACATTCAACACTTCAGGATTTTGTATAGCAACATCTTAAGAGATTGCCCTCAAGTGGTCTACAAACCTCACCAAGGAAAACTTGAG GTTGACAAAAGCCCAGAAGGCCAATTTACTCAGCTGATGGCGTTACCTCGGACTCTCCAACAAAGGATCACAAAGCTGGTTGATCCTCCAGGGAAGAACCGGGATGTGGAAGAGATCCTGCTCCAGGTGGCTCAGGATCCTGACTGTGGAACAGTTGTGCAACAAG GTATCTCATCCATTGTGAAATCCTCCAGTATGACACAGAGTATCAAAGGCATTGTTACAGCTG GATTGTGGAAAACTGTATCCTACAGCTCCAAAAAACTGATGAAGATGTGGAAGGGCGGGAGGAGGAAGCCGTCGGTCTCTCAGATGTCTTGA
- the tamm41 gene encoding phosphatidate cytidylyltransferase, mitochondrial isoform X2, translating into MTLPALHNTSVLYRRILSQFPQDISLAFAYGSGVFKQHGTSQGQMEKNMLDFVFAVDDPVTWHTMNLLQNRKHYSILKLLGPTVISSIQNDHGASVYYNTLVPVDGRIIKYGVISTDSLIDDLIHWKTMYVAGRLHKPVRLLVQSESRKLRAALVANLKSAVTASFLMLPESFTEEDLFLQIAGLSYAGDFRMVIGEDKSKVANIVKDNIQHFRILYSNILRDCPQVVYKPHQGKLEVDKSPEGQFTQLMALPRTLQQRITKLVDPPGKNRDVEEILLQVAQDPDCGTVVQQAR; encoded by the exons ATGACTCTTCCAGCTCTGCACAACACCAGCGTGCTTTACAGACGGATACTGTCACAGTTTCCTCAGGACATCAGCTTAGCGTTTGCCTACGGATCGGGCGTTTTTAAACAGCATGGGACCAGCCAAGGTCAAATGGAG AAAAACATGCTGGACTTTGTGTTTGCGGTGGACGACCCGGTGACGTGGCACACCATGAATCTGCTGCAGAATCGCAAACACTACTCCATCCTCAAGCTGCTGGGTCCCACGGTGATCAGCTCCATACAAAATGATCACGGAGCTTCGGTGTACTACAACACGCTGGTGCCTGTGGATGGAAGG ATAATAAAATATGGGGTAATAAGTACAGACTCTCTGATTGACGACCTGATACACTGGAAGACCATGTATGTAGCTGGGCGCCTGCACAAACCG GTGAGACTGCTGGTCCAGAGTGAGAGCCGAAAGCTCCGCGCTGCCCTGGTCGCCAACCTGAAGAGCGCTGTGACTGCTTCCTTCCTGATGCTCCCAGAGAGCTTCACTGAGGAAGACCTTTTCCTGCAGATAGCTGGTCTTTCTTATGCTG GGGATTTTAGGATGGTGATTGGAGAGGATAAGTCCAAGGTGGCCAATATCGTCAAAGACAACATTCAACACTTCAGGATTTTGTATAGCAACATCTTAAGAGATTGCCCTCAAGTGGTCTACAAACCTCACCAAGGAAAACTTGAG GTTGACAAAAGCCCAGAAGGCCAATTTACTCAGCTGATGGCGTTACCTCGGACTCTCCAACAAAGGATCACAAAGCTGGTTGATCCTCCAGGGAAGAACCGGGATGTGGAAGAGATCCTGCTCCAGGTGGCTCAGGATCCTGACTGTGGAACAGTTGTGCAACAAG CTAGATGA